A segment of the Bacillus sp. es.034 genome:
CTCCCTATTTACATAGTTAGTTTTCCAATAGGCAAGGAATTTTATAAAAATAAAAAGACCCTTGCCTAAATAAGGCAAAGGTCTTGCTTAGCATACGGATATGCCAACAAAGCCGATGGCATACACCATGAATTGACGACTTTGTTTAGGTATGAAACCTATAGCTACTCCCCTTTGACAGGTAGAAAACGTTCATTTGTATACATTTATTTTATCTCAAAAACACCTATTCGTAAAGAAAAAAATTATTGAACCCGTATCAGGATTGCTCGTATCAACAGCCCCAGCAACACTCCGGGAATCACAAACAAAATCGGTAGAAAAATCGGCCCGATGAATTTCCCGAATAGGTAGACCTTCGGGGAAAACATCAACCCGACCGTTACCATGTAAGCTGACATAACAAAGGGTAAAAAGCTATACTTTTCCTTTTGGCCATCTGCAATCTTATACGCATCCCACATGGCAAACATATATAAACACGGATAAAACATGAGCCACTGGTAATCAAGTATCTCTGCTGCTTTATGTGTATCGCCTAAAAAACTGTACATGATCCCCAGATTGAAGTTACTTTGAATATTGATAATGATCTCAAGAAGCACAAACAACGTTCCCTTAAACCATAAACCGACGAGTAATTGAGGAAAACCCGGCAGTGCAATACTCCAAAGGATCCCTTCTAATTTTGTAATGGATGCTTTCATATGCACCCCGTCGAAAGTGAGGAGTGGTGAGATAGGATGCGTCTTATAGGCTTATGGAAAGGACTGTGTTTGTTTCTGTCAGGGTATGGCGTAAGTGACATCTTGAGATTCCTCCTATTGATGCTTCTCCCTTTATTTTTACCATATCTCTCCCAATTATTACGATGATTGCTTGTTAGAATGTTTCCATACCTCTTTTAATCGATCTTTACGTGCAATCGCTCATCAGAGGCGTGTTCAAGATAAAACTCAACCATCTTTTCGATCTGGCTGGTAAGGGAAGGGCATAAAATCGATTTCCCTTCCAGGTCTTTTCGGGCATGTTGGCAATTGAATTTACCTTGGAACGTAAAATAGTCCAATGCTTCCCGTTCGACTTTTAAATAGCGTCGTATGAACCGGAAACCAAGTGCCCAATTGGATAGGGATAATGGAATACTCCCCATTGGTTTCTTTTTTAACATATGCCATAAAATATGCTCATACACATCCTTAACCATCAGTGGTACTGGATCGGTCAGATGATACGTCTTTCCTTTCCCAACCTCCTCATGTCCAAGATAAATGGATGCTTTCACGACATATTCGACGGGGACGATATTTATATAAGAGGTACCCTCACCTAGAAATGGAATCCAAGGCAGGAAAGATAATCGCTTAAACATATTCATAATAAAATACGGTCCATGAAATTTCACGGTTTCGCCTGTTTCTGAGTTTCCTTTCACGATACCCGGTCGGATGATCGTGATCGGCAGTTTGTCCTTCAATTCATCCACCAGGACCTCTGCTTCATATTTAGTCCTTTCATAGAAGTTATGGAAACGATCAGGACGTATCAACTCGTCCTCCATGAGTTCACCTTTACGTGATCCCGCTATGAAAGCGGTGGAAAAATACACGTATCTTTTTAATCGAGGGAAGGTTTGGCAGAAATCATTAACCTGACGTGTGCCTTCTACATTTATATTTTGTGCAATATCCTGAGGGACTGCAAGGTCATAAATGGCTGCTAAGTGCCAAACGTATTCCACTTCCTCCCTTATCTCGAGGATTTTCTCTTCTGCCATATCAAGATTCTTTCGGGTAATGTCCCCTTCTACCAGGATAATCTCTGCATCTGACGAGAACCCCAGCTTTCTTATTCCCTCTTCAGCCTGCTCCCTCATTGAATCAAGGTGAAGTAAGTATACCTTTGAAACCTTATCCTGTTTGAGTAACTCTCTCACAATATTATGACTTAAAAAACCCGGAAACCCCGTGATCAAATAGATCCCTTTTTCCATTTCAATCTTCTCCCCCGCTTGTGACCATTATTTTGATAAAAAAGAGCTACCCTTTCGACTAAGGTACCTCATCCTTTTAGGAGGTGACTTCTTAGCATGCGGGTTAGCTCTCGTTGTGTGTTCTATTCTTTATATACGTATGTTCCTCTTGCTTTCTTCATTCTTCTCGTCTCTTTATCAAAGAAACTGTACACGATCGGTATGATATAAATAGTCAATAATGTTGAACTTATCAGTCCGCCAATGACGGCAATACCCATAGGCTGATTGATTTCGGTGCCCTCACCGAGCCCGAGTGCCAGGGGTAATAAGCCGAGGATCGTCGTCATTGCCGTCATGAAGATCGGTCTTGCCCGGTCCTGAACCGCTTCGACGATGCTGTCAAAGCTGTTTGTTCCCGCTTCTTTGCGCTGATTGATATAATCCACGATGACGATCGCGTTATTGACAACGATACCAGCCAGTACAATCACCCCAATGATCGCCGATATGCTGATAGGGGTCTGTGTAATGGCCAGGGCGATGGCGACACCTATTACCATGAGCGGAACGGTAAACATGATGACAAATGGATATTTAAATGACTCGAATTGCGCAGCCATGACCATATAGACAAGCACGATGGCAAGCCCAAGAGCCAGGGCCATGTCGTCAATGGAATCCTCAAGGAGCTCTCTGTCCCCACTGAATGAAACCAATGTCTCATTTGGAAGATCCAGTGAATCGATTTTCTCATCTACCGCCTTCGAAATGGCTCCAAGATTGGTTGATGACGAATACTTGAGTGTGAATTGAACGGCATGCTGCTGGTCAATTCTCTGGATGCTGACAGGACCATCTTCAATTGAAAAGTCGACGACGGAGTTTAACTGAATATAATTCCCTTGTCCATTTGGAATGAGGAGTTTCTTTAAAGAATCCAGATTTTCCGTGATGTTCCTGTCATATTGCACGAGAACATTTATGACGTCAGACGACCCTGTGACCATTTGGGTAGTCAGGACCCCCCGGGTTACATCTTGAACGAGCGTCCCAATCTGAGCAGGTGCCAAGCCCTGTTGAAGTGCCTTCTCCCGGTTTACCTTCATTTGGACTTCTTTCACAGTTTCCATCTGATCTGTTGAAACTTCCGTGACATCCTTCATTTCTCTCAACGAACCAAATAACGTATCGACGGAATCCTTCAGTCGATTCTGGTCCGTATCCCTCAAGTTAAACGTCAAGGTTTGAGGACTGGAGCCGGATGTGGACTGTAAGTTAAAAGAAACGTCAGCAGATTCATTTACCTTTTGAGCCGCTTTTTCCACTTCCGGCTTTACTTCATCCGCAAAGCTGAAAATCGATCTCTCCCGCTCGTCGAGAGGCACCATTTTCACATAAACTTCTGCAATATTCCCTTTCCCGCTTCCCCTGAAGGATTCTTCCTGGGTTGTACCCACAAGACTTACAAAGACATCCACATCTTTTTCTTTTTTCAACCTGCCTTCAATCGCTTTGACGACTTTATTGGTCTCATCGACGGAAGCTCCATTGTCCAATTCGACCCTCATGTTGAAAAACCCTTCATCAGTTGGTGGTAAAAACTGTGTTCCTACCGTCGTAAGGCCAAGCCCACCACCCACTAATGTAATGAGAGTGATGAATAATACGATGAACCGGTGACGAAGCGCCCATTTTACCGAACGGGCGAATGTCTTTCTGCTCTTGGAACGTCTCCGCTTTGCTTCGATATTCCCTTTCGGCTTCTTCAAGAGTCTGCTTGCGAGCATCGGGATGACCGTCAATGCCACGACAAGGGAGGCCAACAAACTAAATGAAATGGTCAAGGCGAATTCGGTGAATAATTCTCCCAGTAAACCGGATATAAAGACCACCGGCAGGAATACCGCTACAGTGGTCAAGGTGGAAGCGGTTATGGCTCCCCCCACTTCTTTTGCACCGATACTTGCAGCTTCCCTTGGATTTTTCCCCAGGGATAAATGGCGATAAATATTCTCAATGACTACGATCGCATTATCAACAAGCATCCCAATTCCAAGAGCCAGGGCTCCCAATGTCATGATATTCAATGCGAAATCCGCAAAAAACATCAGAACAAATGTCACAATGACGGAATAAGGAATGGCCACGCCGATGATTAGGGGACTCTTCACATTTTTCAAAAATAAGAAGAGCACAAGCATGGCGAACGCTCCACCTATCAGGAGGGAATTGGCTATATTCCCGATGGCTTGAGCGATGTAATCCCCCTGATCGAACAGGATATCAGCTTTGATTGATTTATATTGATCCTGCTTAAGGAGGCGATCCAGCTCCTTTTGAAACGCCTTCGATACGGAGGCGGTGTTAGCATCTGATTGCTGCAGCACACTGAACAGGATGGCAGATTCTTCGTTTGCCCGTGTGATCGTGTTTGTATCCTGTTTTCTCTGTTCAACTTTTGCGACATCAGAAAGCTTAAGCTTCTTTCCGGTTTGAGGATTCACCTGGAGGACCAATCCCTTTAATTCATCCACGGACTGGAGCTTGCTTACTACTCTAGTGGTCAATGTTTGTCCATCTGTCTGGATCGTATCTCCGGGAGCTGTCACATTATTGGCGCGGATTGTATTGACCACATCGCCTTGACTTAGACGATTATCTTTCAACGCTTGCTGATTCAATTCAATGACCACTTCGTCCGTTAATGAGCCTGAAACATTTACATTTGCTACACCTTCCACTCTTGTCAGTTCCTGTTTCAAGTTCTCTGACAGTGCCTTTAGGTTGGACTCGTCCCCTTCTTCCCGTAAAGAAAATTGAATGATCGGGAACTGGGCTGGATCAAATTTGAGAAATCTTGGATTCTCTGCTCCATCGGGAAGTGGAGTTTGGTCGAGGCGTTGCAGGACATCGTTTTCAATCTCATCAATGGAGGTCGACCATGAAAATTCAAGAAGAATAAAGTTCGAGCCTTCCCTGGAAGTCGATTGAAGGTTCTTCATCCCCGGCAAGGTGGAGAGGCTTTCTTCAAGTGGTTTCGTTACCTTCTCCACCACCTCCTGAGGGCCCGCTCCAGGGTAATTGGTCACCACGACACCCACAGGTGGGTTGAGGTCCGGAATGAGTTTCAACGGGATCCTGAGGAGCGAGACCCCTCCCAGAATCAGGATAAGCAGCATGGTGACAATGGTGAACACCGGTCGGCGTATGGAAAAATCACTAATTTTCAATGAAGTGCTCCCCTTTCTTTATGTATAGCGTACATTACGGTTTGAAGGAGTTACTGTTAACTATAGTCTCTTCAGGAAGATCCTTCAATATTAAAGCGTCTGAGCATGCTAAATATCAATTATTTTCTATAAAATAAATAATCCCACCTTATCGGTATACACTATTTTTATACTGTAACGTAAGGAGCATTTAAATGGCGAACTGGGTTCCCTTTGTATTCCTTAGCCTTTTCAGCATTTTCGCATTATCTTTGATCGTGATGAAGAATCGTCACATTTCTGGTCGGATCATCCTATTTTGGCTTTTCATTTCCGGCTTGGCCTATGTATTTGAATATGTCATCTTTGTATTATTTAACAGCTATACGTATCATCCCCATATTTTATCGAATAATTACAATGACAGCGTCCTTGGATCGATTAGTTCACAGGCGTTTTCAGTTCCGGTTGCGATAACCTATATTGTGTTGTACCGATTGACGGCATGGAGGGTTGCGGTCATCATCGTTGTCTTCTTCCTTATTGAAACGTGGTTCATACACACCAGGTTATACGAACACCATTGGTGGGAATCATATTACACAACCTTTTTCCTTATCATTTCCGTTATATTGGCCAAGATCTGGTGGAGATTCCTGAATGAAACTGACAATCACTATGTTCAATTCATCACTTTGTTCTTTGCACTCTCCACCATCTCCCTTTCGTTTGCCTGGATTCTGTCTTCCCTTTTAAAGCTCTATATCATCCCCCTGAATCATTTTTCGAATCCTGTCAGAGATATGATCGCAGGGAATGCCATATACTTTTGGTTCACGACCTACTTTTATAGCTTGGTTATTTTTTTTAGGAACGGGGATTGGAAATATTCATTATGGAGCATCCTTTTTCTCTTGACCGTTGAGGTATTTATGGTACAGGAAGGTGTATTATTGATCAAGAATCCTTTGATGATCGGCGTACTTCCCCTATTTCATTTAATCATGATATCTGCAGGAAGCCATTATTACCAGCGGTATTTCGATACATATATTGAATTGCACCAAAAAGGACTGTCCTCTAAATGAAACATCCTCACACTAAGAGAGTGAATCATTCAGACCGACAGTCCTTTTTTGTTGGCTGTTAGTTATGAATTCGATATAGCAGGGTTGTTCTCCGTATGCTCTTTCTCAATGGTCCACCCCGTAAAACCATACAGGATGGTGATGGCCGGAGAGATCAGGCAAAAGACCGCAAATGGTAGATAGTCCATGGTCGAAACACCTAGTACATCTGTGAGGAATATTCCGCACACACTCCATGGAACAAGAGGATTCACCACGGTTCCTGCATCTTCCAATGTCCGTGATAAGGTTTTTGGGTGAAGACCCAATTTCTTGTATTGAGATTGAAATGCTTCACCAGTTAATAGAATGGATAAGTACTGCTCCCCTACTACAAGATTGATACCAATCGCTGATAATGCAGTGGATAGAATCGTTCTTCTTTCAGATTGAATGATAGCAGACACCTTCTGAAGCAACGCCGGGATGATCCCCAGTTTAAATAGTAATCCACCGAGACTCAGTGAGAGAATGACAAGGGAAATCGTAAACATCATGCTGTTCACTCCACCTCTTGTCAACAGTGAATCAACGGATTCGACCCCTGTCTTCGATGTGAAACCTTCGAATAGCACCTGGAATAATTCATTTACCTTCAGCGTCCCGTGGAAGAAAGATAAGAACACAGAAACGGCTATCGTGATGGCCAGTGTGAATAATGCAGGTGTTCTGTATACAATCAGCACTACCAGCAGCACTAAAGGAATTAAGCTGTACCAGTGAATGAGGCCGGTCTGCACCAAACCTTCCTGCAATGCATCAAGCTGTGCCAAGTCACCTTTACTTGTTCCGGGCGAAAGGACCCCGAATACAATCAATGTTATGATAAAGGCAGGTACAGTCGTCCAGGCCATATTTCGAATATGGGTAAACAGATCCACCTTGACAATGGATGACGCAAGATTGGTTGTATCCGATAAAGGAGACATCTTATCTCCAAAAAAGGCACCCGAAACGATGGCACCGGCCGTGATTGCCATGGATAACCCCATAGCTTCCCCGATTCCGATTAATGCCACACCGATGGTCGCTGCCGTTGTCAGTGAGCTTCCGATTGCTACTCCACTTAAGGATGTAAGTAAAAAGGCAATCGCATAAAAATAATGTGGAGTGACAAATTCAAATCCGTAAAACATCAACGTAGGAATGGTCCCACTAATCAACCAGCTGCTTACAAGCAGTCCAATAAAGAAAAATAATAGAATGGCACCTAATCCACCCTCCGCACCGGCAATCATCCCTTTTTCAATTTCTTTGAACTTCACTTTGCGTATCAGTCCATAGACCATCAAAAAGAAGAGGGAAAGGATGATCGGAATATGAGGGACCGCTCCCACACCGATAATGCTGACACTGATGATTCCCAGAACAGCGAGTAAGACTGCGGATGCTTCTGGAACAGACGGTTTATGAACGCTCTGAATGTTTAACATGTTGACACTTCCTTCTGTAAACTTATTATGTGACCGAAAAGGGATTGTATGACAAAAAGAACCCTCCATCCCTGATAGGGACGAAGAGTTCTCCGCGTTACCACCCTAATTGAAACCACTCATAACATGCTAAAAGTCATTACATGATATAAGTTATTTCCACTTCATAAAGGTTGTCTCTTGATAAACCCCCTAAAGAATTCATAAACAATGTAATTCAGAAAGAAGCGGACCTGGACTTCCAGCTGACATCCAGTCTCTGATTGCTGTCTCACTTTTTCCTACTGCGTTGTTTAAGACAATGATATGTGATTGATTTGGTTTAGTTTAGGGGTTCCATTACTCTTTTACCCTTAAACGCTTTTAAGCTTTTATGCACTAAAGTATTTTATAGTAATATAATATCATGTTCATTACTATTGTCAAGAACCGATTTCATTCTCCTTATGACTTTGAATGATCCCTCATACAAAAAAAACCCTCCCGTAAATATGCAGGGGAGGGGTTTGACAATTAAACGAATAGAGTTTCTGTAAAAGGTTCCATCGCTTCTTCTTGTGGTTTCCCTATGAAATAGCCTTGTGCATAGTGGATTCCGATTTCTTTACAGAAGAGCAATTCTTCTTTTCTCTCAATGCCTTCCGCCAGGACCAAAATGTCCAATTCTCCGGCAATCTTCACCACTTTCCGTAAAAATTCCTGATTATCCTCATCAGAATCACAGTGGTTGATGAAGGATCGATCGATTTTTACATAGTCCGGCTGCAGCAGGCTTAACATTTCAACCGTGGCAAAACCTGAACCTACGTCATCCAGGGCGACTTTCATCCCTTCTCTCTTATATACGTCAAGAACCGATCTTAAATGATCTACATCTTCAATCTTCTCGGTTTCTACCACTTCGAATACAAGGTCTTTCGGGTCCACTTTGCATTCATTCACAATCTTGAAGGTGTGGCGCAAACAAAATTCAGGATTATAGATTGTCGAAGGAAGAAAATTAATAAAACTCTTCGTACCAGGGTCCACATGGTCACGCCTGGACTCGATTGCTGATTTCCTCGCCTTCTGATCCAGCATGGAATGAAATCCGGTTCGCGAAGCGGCTTCAAACAACTCCCCAGGATTGATACGCTTACTGCCACTATTTGAGCGTAAGAGAGATTCATAGCCAAAAAGACTGAAATCGCTAAGATCAATGATAGGCTGGAGGTGACTCGTAAATTCCCCCCCTTGAATCAACTTTACCATCTCTCTATATTTAATTAAGCTCAGGAATTCTTCTGCAGGACGAAAGGGACCGGGCTTCTCTGAACAATTAAAACTGCATGTCCATTTTCCCTCCACTAATACGGTTTCTATTTTTGACAGTTTTTCATAAACCTCATCAAGATGATCATATTGAAAAACATATATGCCTTCTTCTGTCCTATCAACTGATCCTGTCAGCGGTAAGTCCGATCTTTTTTCGTTATGTAAAAATAAAAAGCCAGCCTCATGATATTCCATCTCTATTCCGCAGTTCGCACAAGCGTATTGCATACTATCTCTTCCTTCCCCTGTAACATCAATAAATACCCATACCTATATACTAAGACTAAATACCCCGAAAACACCAGTAATATCCCTATACTTTAGGAAAAATTACTCAATGATTGTGAAATTTTTTTCGAAAATGCAGTTCCAAGCGCGAATGGTTCCAGGTATTTCACAAAAAAGGAAATATAAAAGCACTCCCCCGGTTCAGGAGAAGTGCTAATTGTTCTTACATTAAACTATATAACCTGATATCAGGATTTTTATCATTGAACCATCTCATGGCAAAATCGTTTTCAAAAAGGAAGACAAGATTATCATGTCGATCCTTGACCAGCATGCTCCTGGAGCTTGACATAGTCTCCTTGACCTCCTCTTCGTTTTCAATCCACCGGGCAATTTTAGACCCGATCGGTTCCATTTTCACATCAACGTTGTATTCATTCTTCATTCTATGCTCAAATACTTCAAATTGAAGTTGACCAACCGCTCCAAGAATGATATCTTCCGTGCGTGTTTTATAATACTGAATGGCTCCTTCTTGAACGAGCTGAAGGATTCCTTTTTGGAAGTGCTTCTGCTTCATCACGTTTTTCGCTGTGACACGGACAAAAAGTTCAGGCGTAAATTGAGGCAGCTTTTCATACTGAAAGCCCTGCTTTCCCTGGACAAGTGTATCACCGATTTGATACGTACCCGTGTCATAAACACCGATGATATCCCCACTGACCGCTTCATTCACCGTACTCCGATCATCTGCAAGAAATTGAGTGGATTGCGCCAGTTTAATGGACTTTCCTGTACGGGAAAGATTGACCGTCATCCCCCTCTCGAATTGACCTGAGCAAATGCGGACAAATGCAATCCGGTCCCGGTGGGCAGGGTTCATATTGGCTTGAATCTTAAATACAAACCCGGAGAAATCCTCTGCAGTCGGCTCTATC
Coding sequences within it:
- a CDS encoding SDR family oxidoreductase; protein product: MEKGIYLITGFPGFLSHNIVRELLKQDKVSKVYLLHLDSMREQAEEGIRKLGFSSDAEIILVEGDITRKNLDMAEEKILEIREEVEYVWHLAAIYDLAVPQDIAQNINVEGTRQVNDFCQTFPRLKRYVYFSTAFIAGSRKGELMEDELIRPDRFHNFYERTKYEAEVLVDELKDKLPITIIRPGIVKGNSETGETVKFHGPYFIMNMFKRLSFLPWIPFLGEGTSYINIVPVEYVVKASIYLGHEEVGKGKTYHLTDPVPLMVKDVYEHILWHMLKKKPMGSIPLSLSNWALGFRFIRRYLKVEREALDYFTFQGKFNCQHARKDLEGKSILCPSLTSQIEKMVEFYLEHASDERLHVKID
- a CDS encoding efflux RND transporter permease subunit, with amino-acid sequence MKISDFSIRRPVFTIVTMLLILILGGVSLLRIPLKLIPDLNPPVGVVVTNYPGAGPQEVVEKVTKPLEESLSTLPGMKNLQSTSREGSNFILLEFSWSTSIDEIENDVLQRLDQTPLPDGAENPRFLKFDPAQFPIIQFSLREEGDESNLKALSENLKQELTRVEGVANVNVSGSLTDEVVIELNQQALKDNRLSQGDVVNTIRANNVTAPGDTIQTDGQTLTTRVVSKLQSVDELKGLVLQVNPQTGKKLKLSDVAKVEQRKQDTNTITRANEESAILFSVLQQSDANTASVSKAFQKELDRLLKQDQYKSIKADILFDQGDYIAQAIGNIANSLLIGGAFAMLVLFLFLKNVKSPLIIGVAIPYSVIVTFVLMFFADFALNIMTLGALALGIGMLVDNAIVVIENIYRHLSLGKNPREAASIGAKEVGGAITASTLTTVAVFLPVVFISGLLGELFTEFALTISFSLLASLVVALTVIPMLASRLLKKPKGNIEAKRRRSKSRKTFARSVKWALRHRFIVLFITLITLVGGGLGLTTVGTQFLPPTDEGFFNMRVELDNGASVDETNKVVKAIEGRLKKEKDVDVFVSLVGTTQEESFRGSGKGNIAEVYVKMVPLDERERSIFSFADEVKPEVEKAAQKVNESADVSFNLQSTSGSSPQTLTFNLRDTDQNRLKDSVDTLFGSLREMKDVTEVSTDQMETVKEVQMKVNREKALQQGLAPAQIGTLVQDVTRGVLTTQMVTGSSDVINVLVQYDRNITENLDSLKKLLIPNGQGNYIQLNSVVDFSIEDGPVSIQRIDQQHAVQFTLKYSSSTNLGAISKAVDEKIDSLDLPNETLVSFSGDRELLEDSIDDMALALGLAIVLVYMVMAAQFESFKYPFVIMFTVPLMVIGVAIALAITQTPISISAIIGVIVLAGIVVNNAIVIVDYINQRKEAGTNSFDSIVEAVQDRARPIFMTAMTTILGLLPLALGLGEGTEINQPMGIAVIGGLISSTLLTIYIIPIVYSFFDKETRRMKKARGTYVYKE
- a CDS encoding EAL domain-containing protein, which gives rise to MQYACANCGIEMEYHEAGFLFLHNEKRSDLPLTGSVDRTEEGIYVFQYDHLDEVYEKLSKIETVLVEGKWTCSFNCSEKPGPFRPAEEFLSLIKYREMVKLIQGGEFTSHLQPIIDLSDFSLFGYESLLRSNSGSKRINPGELFEAASRTGFHSMLDQKARKSAIESRRDHVDPGTKSFINFLPSTIYNPEFCLRHTFKIVNECKVDPKDLVFEVVETEKIEDVDHLRSVLDVYKREGMKVALDDVGSGFATVEMLSLLQPDYVKIDRSFINHCDSDEDNQEFLRKVVKIAGELDILVLAEGIERKEELLFCKEIGIHYAQGYFIGKPQEEAMEPFTETLFV
- the nhaC gene encoding Na+/H+ antiporter NhaC, with amino-acid sequence MLNIQSVHKPSVPEASAVLLAVLGIISVSIIGVGAVPHIPIILSLFFLMVYGLIRKVKFKEIEKGMIAGAEGGLGAILLFFFIGLLVSSWLISGTIPTLMFYGFEFVTPHYFYAIAFLLTSLSGVAIGSSLTTAATIGVALIGIGEAMGLSMAITAGAIVSGAFFGDKMSPLSDTTNLASSIVKVDLFTHIRNMAWTTVPAFIITLIVFGVLSPGTSKGDLAQLDALQEGLVQTGLIHWYSLIPLVLLVVLIVYRTPALFTLAITIAVSVFLSFFHGTLKVNELFQVLFEGFTSKTGVESVDSLLTRGGVNSMMFTISLVILSLSLGGLLFKLGIIPALLQKVSAIIQSERRTILSTALSAIGINLVVGEQYLSILLTGEAFQSQYKKLGLHPKTLSRTLEDAGTVVNPLVPWSVCGIFLTDVLGVSTMDYLPFAVFCLISPAITILYGFTGWTIEKEHTENNPAISNS